A genomic stretch from Coffea arabica cultivar ET-39 chromosome 10c, Coffea Arabica ET-39 HiFi, whole genome shotgun sequence includes:
- the LOC113714728 gene encoding flowering-promoting factor 1-like: MSGVWVFRNNGVIQLVENPAAEQGDARNGTRRKALVHLPSGQVISSYSYLENILNGLGWERYYDGDPDLFQFHKHSSIDLISLPRDFSKFNSVYMYDIVVKNPNIFHVRDI, encoded by the coding sequence ATGTCTGGTGTATGGGTTTTTAGGAATAATGGTGTAATTCAGCTAGTTGAAAATCCAGCAGCAGAACAAGGTGATGCAAGGAATGGTACCAGAAGAAAGGCTCTGGTACACTTGCCCTCAGGCCAGGTGATTTCGTCGTATTCCTACCTCGAGAATATCCTAAACGGTTTGGGATGGGAGAGGTATTACGATGGTGATCCTGACCTCTTCCAATTCCACAAACACTCTTCCATTGATCTGATTTCACTTCCAAGAGACTTCTCCAAGTTCAATTCCGTCTATATGTACGATATTGTCGTGAAAAATCCCAATATATTCCACGTTCGCGACATTTGA